Proteins encoded together in one Anguilla anguilla isolate fAngAng1 chromosome 9, fAngAng1.pri, whole genome shotgun sequence window:
- the sdf2 gene encoding stromal cell-derived factor 2, protein MDHCTTSAHTLLNTVLILWLCTRAFGTELGFVTCGSVVKLLNVRHNVRLHSHDVRYGSGSGQQSVTGVTTVEDSNSYWSVRGTSTAVCQRGTPVRCGQTIRLTHVNTGRNLHSHYFASPLSSNQEVSAFGEEGEGDSLDEWTVLCGGAVWEREESVRFQHTATDGLLSVTGEQYGRPIHGQREVHAMLTANQHNYWRAMEGVFMKPSEAPGTRDNGSPLHTEF, encoded by the exons ATGGATCATTGTACaacttctgcacacacacttttaaataCAGTCCTTATTTTGTGGTTATGTACGCGAGCATTTGGAACTGAACTAGGCTTCGTGACTTGCGGATCTGTCGTCAAACTACTAAATGTTAGACACAATGTGAGATTACATTCTCACGATGTCCGGTATGGTTCTG GTAGCGGTCAGCAGTCGGTGACAGGAGTGACAACGGTGGAGGACAGCAACAGCTACTGGAGCGTTCGAGGCACAAGTACTGCCGTTTGCCAGCGCGGGACACCGGTCAGATGCGGCCAGACCATTAGACTCACTCACGTCAACACCGGCCGCAATCTGCACAGCCACTATTTCGCCTCACCGCTCTCCTCCAACCAG GAAGTGAGCGCGTTTGgggaggagggcgagggggaCTCCCTGGATGAGTGGACAGTGCTGTGCGGGGGGGCCGTGTGGGAGCGGGAGGAGTCGGTGAGGTTCCAGCACACTGCCACCGATGGGCTCCTTTCAGTCACGGGTGAGCAGTACGGCCGACCCATCCACGGGCAGCGCGAGGTGCACGCCATGCTCACCGCCAACCAGCACAACTACTGGAGAGCCATGGAGGGGGTCTTCATGAAGCCCAGCGAGGCCCCCGGTACCAGGGACAACGGCAGCCCCCTCCACACCGAGTTTTGA